The Mauremys mutica isolate MM-2020 ecotype Southern chromosome 1, ASM2049712v1, whole genome shotgun sequence genome has a segment encoding these proteins:
- the ATP5PF gene encoding ATP synthase-coupling factor 6, mitochondrial: MILQQLFRFSSIFRSAISIHLRRNIGLSAIVFNKAKELDPVQKLFIDKIREYNMKSQKAGGPADVSPEYQKDMTEEIAKIQRLYGGGDLTKFPDFKFEEPNFEEPQK, encoded by the exons ATGATTCTCCAACAGCTATTCAGGTTTTCCTCCATTTTCCGCTCTGCCATCTCAATACACTTGCGTAGGAACATTGGCCTTTCTGCTATAGTGTTTAATAAGGCGAAGGAACTTGATCCAGTTCAGAAGCTCTTTATAGACAAGATCAGAGAATACAACATGAAGAGCCA GAAAGCTGGTGGTCCAGCTGATGTCAGCCCTGAATACCAGAAAGACATGACTGAAGAAATTGCCAAAATTCAGCGGTTGTATGGTGGGGGAGACCTGACCAAATTTCCAGACTTCAAATTTGAGG AGCCCAACTTTGAAGAGCCTCAAAAATGA